DNA from Planctomycetota bacterium:
ACGGTGAGGGTCGTTTCGAAGGTCGATTCGAGGCGCGCTTCCAGCGTTCCGCGCTCGCCGGGCGCCAGGGCCGCGGGGGCGCGGACGTCGGCGATGCGGGCGTCGCGCGGGTTCACGGGGCCCAGGGGGAAGACGTGAACGGGGACGCCGCGCGTCCGGCAGAGGAGGAGGGCGCGTCCGGGGTCGGCCCGCCCGTCGGTGTGAAGGACGATCTCGGTGGGATCCCGCGCGAGCGCCGCTTCGAGCGCCGCTTCGAGCCGCGACTCCTCGGGATCCACCGTCTCGGATTCGAAGGCGACTTCGCGTCCGAACGAAGCCCAGAGGATGCGGTCGCCGGAAGCGGCCGCCCTCCGGAGGTCCCACTCGACGATGCGGCGGGCGTCCGCGGGCGTGAGCGATTCGGGGGCGCCGGGAACGAGGACGGACCCCGAGCGGTCGATCAGGTGGACGCGGACGCGGGCGCGGGACCGGCCCGGAAGCGGAAGGTTCGCGACGGCGGCGGCGAGGGCCAGGACGATGAGGCCCCGGGTCGCCAGGATCGCCGCTCGTCTCACGTCATCCTCGGGGGCTTCCGGTCCGGGAGAGGGTCAGGTTGTAGGTCCAGAAGAGGTAATCGTCGTAGTCCCCGGCGGTCCTGAAGTGGAGCCATCCCCAGGACCCGTGATGGGCCAGGACGCGGACGCCTTCGTTGACGGCGGCGCCCGGGGCGCGCTCGAGGAGAGCGCGGGCGAAGGCGTGCAGATCGGCGGGGATCTCGGCGCGGCGCCGGGGATCCACGTGCACGTAGGCGGCGTCCGGAGCGTCGGTGAGGCGGAAGGCGGCGCGGCGGCTCACGAAGAGATCGACGAAGGAGGAGGGACCCAGACGCGCGCCCACGGCCAGGAAGGGGGCGGTCCACGGGACGGGGATAAGCTCTCCGCCCGAGCGGAGGCGCACGGCGTGGTCATCCCAGCTGGCCGCCTCGACGGGGCGGGGTTCGGGAGGGAAGTTGACGCGGTGAAAGAGGATGAGGGCGGCGGGGATGCCCTGCACGTGCAGCTCGCGCTGGAGGCGCTCGGCGGCGGCGCGGGGGAGATCGCGGGCGATCATGCCGCGGGTGGCTTCGAGGCGGCGGGCGATCCGGCGCGGGTCTTCGCCCGTGACGGCGGCCGCGGCGCGGGCGATGCGGCCGACGGCGTGGAGTTCCTCGTCCAGAAGGAGCACGGCGTAGCGATCCTCGGGTTCCTCGAGGAATTCGATTCCGGAGTCGTCCTCCAGAGAGAGGAACGGGCGGCGCTCCGGCGGGGTTCGGTCGGACGCACGGGCGTTCCTCCGGCGGGAACTCCGGAGGCGTCCGGCGAAGCGGAGGGCGGATCCCGCGAGGGCGCCGGCGGCGAAGCCGCCGATGTGGGCCCAGTAGGCCACGCCCGTGAATCCGAGGTGCGCGAAGACGAGCTGTTCGAGGAACCAGATGCCGATCCACCAGAAGGCGGGGATGTAGAGGATGTCCACGAACCAGTAGAACCAGAGGAGCATCTTCACGCGGTGTCGCGGGTAGAAGAGGACGTAGGCGCCGATGACCCCCGAAATGGCGCCGGAGGCCCCGAGCAGGGGGATGTCCGCGGGGCGCAGGCCCATTTCGGCCAGCGCCGGGTGGTGGGCGGGCAGGGTCACGAGGTGCAGCACATCGGCCGCCAGTCCGCAGGCGACATAGAAGGCCGCGTATCCCACGTGGCCCAGGCGGTCCTCGACGTTATCGCCGAAGATCCAGAGGAAAAGCATGTTCCCGGCCAGGTGGAGGAGGTTGGCGTGGAGGAACATGCTCGTGAAGAAGGTGAGGGGTTCGGAGCGGCTGGGGGTCAGCGCGAAGCGTTCGAGGATTTCGGGGCGGGGCTCGGGAAAGGTGAAGAGAAAAAAGACGGCGATGTTGGCGGCCAGGAGCGAGTAGTTGACGACGGGCGTGCGCTCGCGGGGGTTGTCGTCGCCGATGGGGATGAACATACCCGACTTATGACTCTCCCCGCGGGGGGCCGTTACGTCACCCGCGCTGATCGATCGGCACGTAGGACCGGCGCGCCGGGCCCGTGTACTCGGCGCGCGGGCGGATCAGCCGGTTGTTGGACCACTGCTCCAGAATATGGGCCGTCCAGCCGCTGATCCGGCTCATGGCGAAGATGGGCGTGAAAAGTTCCGTGGGGATTCCCATCGAGTGATAGACGGAAGCGGAGTAGAAATCCACGTTGGGGTAGATCTTCTTGCCCTCCCGCTGGGCGTACTCGAACATGGTTTTCTCGACCTGGCGGGAAATGTCGTACCACCGGGAATCCCCCGTGTGGCGGGCGAGGGCTTCGGCGTGGCGGCGCAGCACCGTGGCGCGGGGATCTTCGGTCTTGTACACGCGGTGGCCGAAGCCGGGGATCTTGACCTTCTGGGCCAGGGCGTTGCGGACCCATTCCTCGGCGCGGGAAGGCTCGCCGATGTCGAGCAGCATCCGCATCACCTGTTCGTTGGCGCCCCCGTGGAGCGGTCCCTTGAGGGCTCCGATGGCGGAGACGACCGACGAGTACATGTCCGAGAGCGTCGCCGCCGTCACGCGCGCCGCGAAGGTCGAGGCGTTGAGCTCGTGGTCCGCGTGGAGGATCAGGCACACGTCGAAGATGCGCTCCAGGAGCGGCTCGGGCTCCTTTCCGAAGAGCGTGTAGAGGAAGTTGAAGGCGATGCTGCGGCCGGGAACGGGCTTGATGGGTTCCTCGCCCTGGCGGAGCCGCTGGTGCGCGGAGATGATCGAGCCGATGCGGGCGGTCAGCCGCATGGCCTTGCGCAGGCATGCCTCGCGGGAGGTGTTGCCGCTGTCGGGATCGTAATGGCCGAGCGACGAGATGGCGGTCCGGAGCACTTCCATCGGGGTGGCGGCCCGGGGGAAGAGCCGCAGGATCATGCTCGTCTGTTCCGGCAGCTCGATCGAGGAGCGCAGCTCGTGGAGGAACTTGTCGAACTCGCGCCGGGAGGGGAGGTGTTCGTACCAGAGAAGGTAGGCGACCTCGGCGAAGGAGGAATGCTCCGCCAGATCCAGGATGTCGTATCCGCGGTACAGGAGGCGTCCTTCCAGGCCGTCCACCAGGCAGATGCTCGAGGTGCCGGCGACGACGTCCTCGAGGCCGGCCTTGAAGCGCGCCGTTTCGCCGCGGGGGGGCTCGGCCTGGGCCGGCGCGGGCCGGGGCTGTCCGCAGGCGGGGCAACGTTTCTCGTCGGTGGACTCCGGCTTTCCGCTGGGCGCGGCCATCGTGCGTATCCTTATGCTCCGTTTTCCGCGGGCGTGCCCGGGTCGTCGAAGGGAGTGGCGGGAGCGCATGGGAATCGAACCCACCTACCAGCTTGTGGCCGGTACCACGGGTTTGAAGCCCGGGGGGCCCACCAGGTGCCCTACCGCTCCCGTTCTCTTCCGGAACGCCGCCCTCTCCAGCCCGCTCTCGGAAGGACCCGCGGCATCGGTATGATCGGCGGGCCCCCCGCCGTTGTCAAGAAGAACCGGCCGAATCGGGCGGCGCGTTTGCTTGCCCGCGCCGAACCGATTTGGTGAGATGCGGCCTTCATGCGCGTCGTGGGCGTGGACACGGGAGGGACCTTCACGGATCTCATCCTCTTCGACGGCCGGACGGTCCGCACGCACAAGGTGCTGTCCACGCCCCGCGACCCGGCGCGCGCGGTCCTCGAGGGGTTGCGGGCGCTGGGGGCGCTGGACGCCCAGGTCGTCCACGGCTCCACCGTCGCCACGAACGCCTTTCTCGAGCGGCGTGGGGCGCGCGTGGCGCTCGTGACGACCCG
Protein-coding regions in this window:
- a CDS encoding rhomboid family intramembrane serine protease, yielding MFIPIGDDNPRERTPVVNYSLLAANIAVFFLFTFPEPRPEILERFALTPSRSEPLTFFTSMFLHANLLHLAGNMLFLWIFGDNVEDRLGHVGYAAFYVACGLAADVLHLVTLPAHHPALAEMGLRPADIPLLGASGAISGVIGAYVLFYPRHRVKMLLWFYWFVDILYIPAFWWIGIWFLEQLVFAHLGFTGVAYWAHIGGFAAGALAGSALRFAGRLRSSRRRNARASDRTPPERRPFLSLEDDSGIEFLEEPEDRYAVLLLDEELHAVGRIARAAAAVTGEDPRRIARRLEATRGMIARDLPRAAAERLQRELHVQGIPAALILFHRVNFPPEPRPVEAASWDDHAVRLRSGGELIPVPWTAPFLAVGARLGPSSFVDLFVSRRAAFRLTDAPDAAYVHVDPRRRAEIPADLHAFARALLERAPGAAVNEGVRVLAHHGSWGWLHFRTAGDYDDYLFWTYNLTLSRTGSPRG
- a CDS encoding citrate synthase produces the protein MAAPSGKPESTDEKRCPACGQPRPAPAQAEPPRGETARFKAGLEDVVAGTSSICLVDGLEGRLLYRGYDILDLAEHSSFAEVAYLLWYEHLPSRREFDKFLHELRSSIELPEQTSMILRLFPRAATPMEVLRTAISSLGHYDPDSGNTSREACLRKAMRLTARIGSIISAHQRLRQGEEPIKPVPGRSIAFNFLYTLFGKEPEPLLERIFDVCLILHADHELNASTFAARVTAATLSDMYSSVVSAIGALKGPLHGGANEQVMRMLLDIGEPSRAEEWVRNALAQKVKIPGFGHRVYKTEDPRATVLRRHAEALARHTGDSRWYDISRQVEKTMFEYAQREGKKIYPNVDFYSASVYHSMGIPTELFTPIFAMSRISGWTAHILEQWSNNRLIRPRAEYTGPARRSYVPIDQRG